From Phycodurus eques isolate BA_2022a chromosome 20, UOR_Pequ_1.1, whole genome shotgun sequence, a single genomic window includes:
- the lipea gene encoding lipase, hormone-sensitive a isoform X1, translated as MPVAVASDMDFKVAFSALEAMCEENISAFCGPSDLADGTVTQRLVVCMKQIQEHGRALEPMVTSFTAICHHYDFDAQTPGNGYRTLIKVLQSCLLHILHKGHYIASNHKSTFFRAYHNASEMEAYCTALCQLRALLYLAKRLINDNGFGQLYSLQDLDLSHRYVQEYSSLHKACFYGRCLGFQFSPSLRPFLQTIVISMISYGETYGKQQSGLGLAALSLLTSGKYVIDPELRGAEFERITQNLDMQFWKSFWNITESEILTGFSRIASYPVQLNLTLTIPPVPLRLPLASDPNLSATVSPPLAHWGPGPVHMRLISHEIREGQDSEELLAFSRGDPSSVSASNLPWVQKQPLSPWLLIHFHGGGFVAQTSRSHENYLRSWSKQLNVPVLSVDYSLSPEAPFPRALEECFYAYCWALKNCHLLGSTADRVSLAGDSAGGNLCITVSMKAMTCGIRVPDGIMAAYPATLLTTDASPSRLLTLIDPLLPLGVLAKCLNAYAGVDSQTVQPAVGGNSLTALGRETTALLSDLTQGATSWIQSFLQPMWPTSGAGSRTSRHKESPNMDTHRNLSHSSPPISQCHLDYPVGFEPLRSECLAVVQPTSSPIIRNPFVSPLLAPDSLLRGLPPVHLVAPALDALLDDSVMFAKKLRDMGQPVSLTVVEDLPHGFLSLSQLCKETEVAAEICLEKIREIFQEGSTKNCSDRARRD; from the exons ATGCCTGTTGCTGTCG CCTCAGACATGGATTTCAAGGTTGCGTTTTCAGCCTTGGAGGCCATGTGTGAAGAAAATATTTCTGCTTTTTGTGGACCTTCTGATCTCGCCGACGGCACTGTTACCCAACGCTTGGTGGTTTGCATGAAACAGATTCAAGAACACGGTCGAGCCCTTGAGCCTATGGTCACCAGCTTCACTGCCATCTGCCACCATTATGACTTTGACGCGCAAACACCTGGAAATGGGTATCGCACCCTGATCAAg GTGTTGCAGTCATGTCTTTTGCACATCCTACACAAGGGTCACTACATTGCCTCAAATCACAAGAGCACCTTCTTCAGAGCGTACCACAATGCCTCAGAGATGGAGGCCTACTGCACCGCCCTGTGCCAGCTGCGAGCGCTGCTCTACCTCGCCAAGCGGCTAATCAATGACAACGGTTTTGGCCAGCTGTACTCACTACAGGATCTCGACCTGAGCCACAGATATGTGCAAGAATACAGCTCACTGCACAAAGCCTGTTTCTATGGCCGGTGTCTGGGCTTTCAG TTCTCACCAAGTCTTCGTCCGTTCCTCCAGACTATTGTCATAAGCATGATCTCTTATGGTGAGACTTATGGTAAACAGCAGTCTGGGCTGG GTTTGGCAGCCCTGTCTCTCCTCACATCAGGAAAGTACGTCATTGATCCAGAGTTGCGTGGTGCAGAATTCGAACGCATTACTCAGAACCTGGACATGCAATTTTGGAAGTCCTTCTGGAACATCACAGAGTCTGAGATTTTAACA GGCTTCAGTAGAATAGCTTCCTACCCCGTACAGTTGAACCTCACTCTTACGATACCTCCTGTCCCATTACGCCTCCCCCTGGCATCGGACCCGAATCTGTCTGCTACTGTGTCACCTCCACTGGCCCACTGGGGTCCTGGGCCAGTCCACATGCGTCTGATCTCCCACGAGATTCGTGAAGGACAG GACAGTGAGGAGCTCCTGGCTTTTTCTCGTGGCGATCCGTCCTCTGTCTCTGCATCCAATCTCCCGTGGGTGCAGAAGCAACCCCTATCCCCGTGGTTGCTCATTCACTTCCACGGAGGAGGCTTTGTGGCCCAGACTTCCAGATCACATGAG AATTATCTGCGAAGCTGGTCGAAGCAGTTGAATGTTCCTGTCCTCTCTGTTGACTACTCTCTGTCACCTGAAGCGCCCTTTCCTCGAGCTCTTGAGGAATGTTTTTACGCTTACTGCTGGGCCTTGAAAAACTGCCATCTGCTTG GTTCGACAGCAGACCGTGTCTCTCTGGCAGGAGACAGCGCTGGGGGCAACCTCTGCATTACTGTGTCCATGAAGGCCATGACGTGTGGTATCCGAGTCCCTGACGGCATTATGGCCGCCTACCCTGCCACCTTGCTCACCACGGACGCCTCGCCCTCTCGCTTGCTCACACTCATTGACCCACTGTTACCTTTGGGTGTCCTTGCAAAGTGCCTCAATGCCTATGCAG GTGTGGACTCTCAGACTGTACAGCCTGCTGTGGGAGGCAACAGTCTGACGGCACTGGGCAGGGAAACTACCGCACTGCTCAGTGATCTCACTCAGGGAGCAACCAGCTGGATCCAGTCCTTTCTGCAGCCCATGTGGCCCACAAGTGGAGCCGGCTCACGAACATCAAGACACAAAGAGTCCccaaacatggacacacacaggAATTTAAGCCATTCCTCACCTCCAATCTCCCAATGTCATCTGGATTACCCAGTGGGCTTTGAGCCCCTGCGCTCCGAATGCCTTGCAGTTGTTCAGCCGACCTCCTCCCCTATCATCAGGAACCCGTTTGTGTCACCGCTGCTGGCGCCTGACAGCCTTCTTCGAGGCCTGCCGCCTGTTCACCTAGTG GCCCCTGCTCTTGATGCTTTACTGGATGACTCTGTGATGTTTGCCAAGAAGCTGCGAGACATGGGCCAGCCTGTAAGCTTGACGGTGGTGGAGGACCTTCCGCACGGCTTCCTCAGCCTTTCGCAGCTCTGCAAAGAGACAGAGGTTGCTGCAGAAATCTGCTTGGAGAAAATAAGGGAGATTTTTCAGGAAGGAAGCACCAAAAACTGTTCTGACAGAGCTAGAAGAGATTAA
- the lipea gene encoding lipase, hormone-sensitive a isoform X2: protein MDFKVAFSALEAMCEENISAFCGPSDLADGTVTQRLVVCMKQIQEHGRALEPMVTSFTAICHHYDFDAQTPGNGYRTLIKVLQSCLLHILHKGHYIASNHKSTFFRAYHNASEMEAYCTALCQLRALLYLAKRLINDNGFGQLYSLQDLDLSHRYVQEYSSLHKACFYGRCLGFQFSPSLRPFLQTIVISMISYGETYGKQQSGLGLAALSLLTSGKYVIDPELRGAEFERITQNLDMQFWKSFWNITESEILTGFSRIASYPVQLNLTLTIPPVPLRLPLASDPNLSATVSPPLAHWGPGPVHMRLISHEIREGQDSEELLAFSRGDPSSVSASNLPWVQKQPLSPWLLIHFHGGGFVAQTSRSHENYLRSWSKQLNVPVLSVDYSLSPEAPFPRALEECFYAYCWALKNCHLLGSTADRVSLAGDSAGGNLCITVSMKAMTCGIRVPDGIMAAYPATLLTTDASPSRLLTLIDPLLPLGVLAKCLNAYAGVDSQTVQPAVGGNSLTALGRETTALLSDLTQGATSWIQSFLQPMWPTSGAGSRTSRHKESPNMDTHRNLSHSSPPISQCHLDYPVGFEPLRSECLAVVQPTSSPIIRNPFVSPLLAPDSLLRGLPPVHLVAPALDALLDDSVMFAKKLRDMGQPVSLTVVEDLPHGFLSLSQLCKETEVAAEICLEKIREIFQEGSTKNCSDRARRD from the exons ATGGATTTCAAGGTTGCGTTTTCAGCCTTGGAGGCCATGTGTGAAGAAAATATTTCTGCTTTTTGTGGACCTTCTGATCTCGCCGACGGCACTGTTACCCAACGCTTGGTGGTTTGCATGAAACAGATTCAAGAACACGGTCGAGCCCTTGAGCCTATGGTCACCAGCTTCACTGCCATCTGCCACCATTATGACTTTGACGCGCAAACACCTGGAAATGGGTATCGCACCCTGATCAAg GTGTTGCAGTCATGTCTTTTGCACATCCTACACAAGGGTCACTACATTGCCTCAAATCACAAGAGCACCTTCTTCAGAGCGTACCACAATGCCTCAGAGATGGAGGCCTACTGCACCGCCCTGTGCCAGCTGCGAGCGCTGCTCTACCTCGCCAAGCGGCTAATCAATGACAACGGTTTTGGCCAGCTGTACTCACTACAGGATCTCGACCTGAGCCACAGATATGTGCAAGAATACAGCTCACTGCACAAAGCCTGTTTCTATGGCCGGTGTCTGGGCTTTCAG TTCTCACCAAGTCTTCGTCCGTTCCTCCAGACTATTGTCATAAGCATGATCTCTTATGGTGAGACTTATGGTAAACAGCAGTCTGGGCTGG GTTTGGCAGCCCTGTCTCTCCTCACATCAGGAAAGTACGTCATTGATCCAGAGTTGCGTGGTGCAGAATTCGAACGCATTACTCAGAACCTGGACATGCAATTTTGGAAGTCCTTCTGGAACATCACAGAGTCTGAGATTTTAACA GGCTTCAGTAGAATAGCTTCCTACCCCGTACAGTTGAACCTCACTCTTACGATACCTCCTGTCCCATTACGCCTCCCCCTGGCATCGGACCCGAATCTGTCTGCTACTGTGTCACCTCCACTGGCCCACTGGGGTCCTGGGCCAGTCCACATGCGTCTGATCTCCCACGAGATTCGTGAAGGACAG GACAGTGAGGAGCTCCTGGCTTTTTCTCGTGGCGATCCGTCCTCTGTCTCTGCATCCAATCTCCCGTGGGTGCAGAAGCAACCCCTATCCCCGTGGTTGCTCATTCACTTCCACGGAGGAGGCTTTGTGGCCCAGACTTCCAGATCACATGAG AATTATCTGCGAAGCTGGTCGAAGCAGTTGAATGTTCCTGTCCTCTCTGTTGACTACTCTCTGTCACCTGAAGCGCCCTTTCCTCGAGCTCTTGAGGAATGTTTTTACGCTTACTGCTGGGCCTTGAAAAACTGCCATCTGCTTG GTTCGACAGCAGACCGTGTCTCTCTGGCAGGAGACAGCGCTGGGGGCAACCTCTGCATTACTGTGTCCATGAAGGCCATGACGTGTGGTATCCGAGTCCCTGACGGCATTATGGCCGCCTACCCTGCCACCTTGCTCACCACGGACGCCTCGCCCTCTCGCTTGCTCACACTCATTGACCCACTGTTACCTTTGGGTGTCCTTGCAAAGTGCCTCAATGCCTATGCAG GTGTGGACTCTCAGACTGTACAGCCTGCTGTGGGAGGCAACAGTCTGACGGCACTGGGCAGGGAAACTACCGCACTGCTCAGTGATCTCACTCAGGGAGCAACCAGCTGGATCCAGTCCTTTCTGCAGCCCATGTGGCCCACAAGTGGAGCCGGCTCACGAACATCAAGACACAAAGAGTCCccaaacatggacacacacaggAATTTAAGCCATTCCTCACCTCCAATCTCCCAATGTCATCTGGATTACCCAGTGGGCTTTGAGCCCCTGCGCTCCGAATGCCTTGCAGTTGTTCAGCCGACCTCCTCCCCTATCATCAGGAACCCGTTTGTGTCACCGCTGCTGGCGCCTGACAGCCTTCTTCGAGGCCTGCCGCCTGTTCACCTAGTG GCCCCTGCTCTTGATGCTTTACTGGATGACTCTGTGATGTTTGCCAAGAAGCTGCGAGACATGGGCCAGCCTGTAAGCTTGACGGTGGTGGAGGACCTTCCGCACGGCTTCCTCAGCCTTTCGCAGCTCTGCAAAGAGACAGAGGTTGCTGCAGAAATCTGCTTGGAGAAAATAAGGGAGATTTTTCAGGAAGGAAGCACCAAAAACTGTTCTGACAGAGCTAGAAGAGATTAA
- the lipea gene encoding lipase, hormone-sensitive a isoform X3, whose amino-acid sequence MVTSFTAICHHYDFDAQTPGNGYRTLIKVLQSCLLHILHKGHYIASNHKSTFFRAYHNASEMEAYCTALCQLRALLYLAKRLINDNGFGQLYSLQDLDLSHRYVQEYSSLHKACFYGRCLGFQFSPSLRPFLQTIVISMISYGETYGKQQSGLGLAALSLLTSGKYVIDPELRGAEFERITQNLDMQFWKSFWNITESEILTGFSRIASYPVQLNLTLTIPPVPLRLPLASDPNLSATVSPPLAHWGPGPVHMRLISHEIREGQDSEELLAFSRGDPSSVSASNLPWVQKQPLSPWLLIHFHGGGFVAQTSRSHENYLRSWSKQLNVPVLSVDYSLSPEAPFPRALEECFYAYCWALKNCHLLGSTADRVSLAGDSAGGNLCITVSMKAMTCGIRVPDGIMAAYPATLLTTDASPSRLLTLIDPLLPLGVLAKCLNAYAGVDSQTVQPAVGGNSLTALGRETTALLSDLTQGATSWIQSFLQPMWPTSGAGSRTSRHKESPNMDTHRNLSHSSPPISQCHLDYPVGFEPLRSECLAVVQPTSSPIIRNPFVSPLLAPDSLLRGLPPVHLVAPALDALLDDSVMFAKKLRDMGQPVSLTVVEDLPHGFLSLSQLCKETEVAAEICLEKIREIFQEGSTKNCSDRARRD is encoded by the exons ATGGTCACCAGCTTCACTGCCATCTGCCACCATTATGACTTTGACGCGCAAACACCTGGAAATGGGTATCGCACCCTGATCAAg GTGTTGCAGTCATGTCTTTTGCACATCCTACACAAGGGTCACTACATTGCCTCAAATCACAAGAGCACCTTCTTCAGAGCGTACCACAATGCCTCAGAGATGGAGGCCTACTGCACCGCCCTGTGCCAGCTGCGAGCGCTGCTCTACCTCGCCAAGCGGCTAATCAATGACAACGGTTTTGGCCAGCTGTACTCACTACAGGATCTCGACCTGAGCCACAGATATGTGCAAGAATACAGCTCACTGCACAAAGCCTGTTTCTATGGCCGGTGTCTGGGCTTTCAG TTCTCACCAAGTCTTCGTCCGTTCCTCCAGACTATTGTCATAAGCATGATCTCTTATGGTGAGACTTATGGTAAACAGCAGTCTGGGCTGG GTTTGGCAGCCCTGTCTCTCCTCACATCAGGAAAGTACGTCATTGATCCAGAGTTGCGTGGTGCAGAATTCGAACGCATTACTCAGAACCTGGACATGCAATTTTGGAAGTCCTTCTGGAACATCACAGAGTCTGAGATTTTAACA GGCTTCAGTAGAATAGCTTCCTACCCCGTACAGTTGAACCTCACTCTTACGATACCTCCTGTCCCATTACGCCTCCCCCTGGCATCGGACCCGAATCTGTCTGCTACTGTGTCACCTCCACTGGCCCACTGGGGTCCTGGGCCAGTCCACATGCGTCTGATCTCCCACGAGATTCGTGAAGGACAG GACAGTGAGGAGCTCCTGGCTTTTTCTCGTGGCGATCCGTCCTCTGTCTCTGCATCCAATCTCCCGTGGGTGCAGAAGCAACCCCTATCCCCGTGGTTGCTCATTCACTTCCACGGAGGAGGCTTTGTGGCCCAGACTTCCAGATCACATGAG AATTATCTGCGAAGCTGGTCGAAGCAGTTGAATGTTCCTGTCCTCTCTGTTGACTACTCTCTGTCACCTGAAGCGCCCTTTCCTCGAGCTCTTGAGGAATGTTTTTACGCTTACTGCTGGGCCTTGAAAAACTGCCATCTGCTTG GTTCGACAGCAGACCGTGTCTCTCTGGCAGGAGACAGCGCTGGGGGCAACCTCTGCATTACTGTGTCCATGAAGGCCATGACGTGTGGTATCCGAGTCCCTGACGGCATTATGGCCGCCTACCCTGCCACCTTGCTCACCACGGACGCCTCGCCCTCTCGCTTGCTCACACTCATTGACCCACTGTTACCTTTGGGTGTCCTTGCAAAGTGCCTCAATGCCTATGCAG GTGTGGACTCTCAGACTGTACAGCCTGCTGTGGGAGGCAACAGTCTGACGGCACTGGGCAGGGAAACTACCGCACTGCTCAGTGATCTCACTCAGGGAGCAACCAGCTGGATCCAGTCCTTTCTGCAGCCCATGTGGCCCACAAGTGGAGCCGGCTCACGAACATCAAGACACAAAGAGTCCccaaacatggacacacacaggAATTTAAGCCATTCCTCACCTCCAATCTCCCAATGTCATCTGGATTACCCAGTGGGCTTTGAGCCCCTGCGCTCCGAATGCCTTGCAGTTGTTCAGCCGACCTCCTCCCCTATCATCAGGAACCCGTTTGTGTCACCGCTGCTGGCGCCTGACAGCCTTCTTCGAGGCCTGCCGCCTGTTCACCTAGTG GCCCCTGCTCTTGATGCTTTACTGGATGACTCTGTGATGTTTGCCAAGAAGCTGCGAGACATGGGCCAGCCTGTAAGCTTGACGGTGGTGGAGGACCTTCCGCACGGCTTCCTCAGCCTTTCGCAGCTCTGCAAAGAGACAGAGGTTGCTGCAGAAATCTGCTTGGAGAAAATAAGGGAGATTTTTCAGGAAGGAAGCACCAAAAACTGTTCTGACAGAGCTAGAAGAGATTAA